One genomic window of Desulfuromonas sp. AOP6 includes the following:
- a CDS encoding VTT domain-containing protein, with protein MESSRILQPGRNCWKICRADKVALLIDGADYFQALYESLPRAEQQILILSWDIYSHLHLIPPPKQGSPKYPTALGDLLNHLLNEKPRLRACILNWDFVLLFALDREWLPIYKLEVNSHKHLRFHLDDQCPLGSSHHQKVVVLDDQLAFAGGLDLTRGRWDTPKHRPDDPRRATVDGTSLPIRPYHDVQMAVSGPAAAELGYLARERWQRATGEDLPVPKAGPELWPDQLSVALENVDVAIARTQPPFGGIEGIYEVKQLYLDAIAAARDYIYIENQYFTSAAICEALKEKLADVDGPEVILVLPLTVDGWLSQQVMDTMRVALIRTLREADRHGRFSVYYANQPELDELSINLHAKLMIIDDRFLRIGSANLNNRSMGLDTECDLALEAAPDDTRVTSVVRAFRNRLLSQHLGCDAAEVATRIDQQGSVRRGIEMLCGNGRSLRPLEPHLTDPDPQILEDLSLADPEQPIDAERFLNHFVPHQQFKPAGRRTIVWVSVLLLLFGLAAAWRFTPLNEWLNPETLLHYATRLSELPMAPPLIIFSFIVFGLLMVPVTVLIVVAILVFGPYSGFAYSLTGSLLCALAGYGLGSLLGRNTVRRLAGKRINRVSQRLAKRGILTMLFVRIVPVAPFTVVNLVAGASHIRFWDFVIGTLAGMTPGIIGIALLTDRAKAAIETPDWTTTLSLILVAAVIFAIGFLLSRILLKVDKKTQKAGGED; from the coding sequence ATGGAATCGTCAAGAATTCTCCAGCCCGGCCGGAATTGCTGGAAAATCTGCCGGGCCGATAAAGTGGCCCTGCTGATTGACGGCGCCGATTATTTTCAGGCCCTTTATGAAAGCCTGCCGCGTGCGGAGCAGCAGATCCTGATTCTCTCCTGGGATATCTACAGCCACCTGCACCTGATTCCCCCCCCAAAACAGGGATCGCCCAAATATCCGACGGCCCTGGGGGACCTGCTCAATCACCTACTGAATGAAAAGCCACGGTTGCGAGCCTGCATTCTCAACTGGGACTTTGTCTTGCTGTTTGCGCTCGATCGCGAATGGTTGCCAATCTACAAACTTGAAGTCAACAGTCACAAACACCTCCGCTTCCACTTGGACGACCAATGTCCCCTCGGTTCTTCCCATCATCAAAAAGTGGTGGTGCTGGATGACCAGCTCGCTTTTGCCGGCGGGCTCGACCTGACCCGCGGACGCTGGGACACCCCGAAACATCGTCCCGATGACCCGCGCCGTGCCACGGTTGACGGTACCTCCTTGCCGATCAGGCCCTACCACGATGTACAGATGGCGGTATCCGGTCCAGCCGCGGCGGAGCTTGGATACTTGGCCCGGGAACGCTGGCAGCGCGCGACCGGCGAAGACCTGCCGGTTCCGAAAGCTGGTCCAGAGCTGTGGCCGGATCAATTGTCTGTCGCCTTGGAGAACGTGGATGTTGCCATTGCACGGACGCAACCGCCGTTTGGGGGCATCGAGGGGATTTACGAGGTCAAGCAGCTGTATCTCGACGCGATTGCAGCGGCCAGAGATTATATCTACATCGAGAATCAATACTTCACGTCAGCAGCGATCTGTGAGGCCCTGAAAGAAAAACTCGCGGACGTGGATGGCCCGGAGGTCATTCTGGTGTTGCCCTTGACAGTCGATGGCTGGTTGTCTCAGCAAGTAATGGACACCATGCGTGTCGCATTGATCAGGACCCTGCGGGAGGCAGATCGCCACGGACGCTTCTCTGTCTATTACGCCAATCAGCCTGAACTGGACGAGCTATCGATCAACCTGCACGCGAAGCTCATGATCATCGATGATCGATTTCTGCGGATCGGGTCCGCGAACCTGAATAATCGCTCCATGGGGCTGGATACGGAATGTGATCTGGCCCTGGAAGCGGCGCCAGATGATACGCGGGTGACGTCGGTCGTGCGTGCTTTCCGAAATCGCCTGCTCAGCCAGCATCTCGGCTGTGATGCTGCCGAGGTCGCCACCCGGATCGACCAGCAGGGATCGGTGCGACGCGGCATCGAGATGCTTTGCGGCAATGGCCGCTCCCTGAGGCCCCTGGAACCGCACCTGACCGATCCGGACCCCCAGATTCTGGAGGATCTCAGCCTGGCCGACCCGGAACAGCCAATCGACGCCGAGCGCTTCCTCAATCACTTTGTCCCCCATCAGCAGTTTAAACCGGCCGGCCGCAGAACCATAGTGTGGGTTTCAGTTCTGTTACTGCTGTTCGGCCTTGCCGCAGCCTGGCGATTTACCCCTCTGAATGAATGGCTGAATCCTGAAACCTTGCTTCATTACGCAACACGCCTGAGTGAATTGCCCATGGCGCCGCCTTTGATTATTTTCAGCTTCATCGTCTTCGGCCTGCTGATGGTTCCGGTTACGGTCCTGATCGTTGTGGCAATCCTGGTTTTTGGACCCTATTCCGGGTTTGCTTATTCCTTGACCGGTTCCCTTTTGTGCGCTCTGGCCGGTTACGGGCTGGGGAGCCTGCTGGGCAGAAACACGGTCCGCAGGCTGGCCGGCAAAAGAATTAACAGGGTAAGTCAGCGCCTGGCCAAACGGGGAATCCTGACCATGCTTTTTGTGCGGATTGTCCCGGTGGCTCCTTTTACCGTGGTCAATCTGGTGGCCGGAGCCTCACATATCCGGTTTTGGGATTTCGTCATCGGCACCCTGGCCGGAATGACTCCGGGAATCATCGGTATTGCCCTGCTGACCGACCGCGCCAAGGCGGCGATCGAAACTCCGGACTGGACAACGACCCTCTCGTTGATCCTCGTCGCCGCCGTGATCTTTGCGATCGGCTTCCTGCTTTCCCGAATTCTTTTGAAGGTGGACAAGAAGACCCAGAAAGCGGGCGGAGAGGATTAA